In Methanobacterium petrolearium, one genomic interval encodes:
- a CDS encoding aspartate kinase yields MGIIVAKFGGTSIGDGKRIKKAARAVVKEYMQGKKVVVVVSAINKTTDNILEIVNKSIGDAITEKQMADIVSMGEITSVRVFSSAIESLGVKSEYIDPHMDIWPVITDSNYLNAKIDFAETEIRSREILKILDQGVIPVLCGFLGKDLEGNITTLGRGGSDITAFLMGHCLHAEEVIIVTDVGGVMSTDPNKLESARKLEKISVEEMRDLATHGAQVLHPHALRYKDPKINAKIIGFEHGDLSAPGTEIMGPSKDKMLRSTTLSNEPISVLAVVGEELLTKVGILAELTQTLKNNNVNIYGISTGQNSITLFIDKAMADKAHEILHEVVVKNPEMSSLSLGREIAMISVNSQDFIDTPGIITKITEPLHKNKINIVEISSSQTSVVIFVDWNDGKRAYELVRRVLE; encoded by the coding sequence ATGGGGATTATAGTGGCCAAGTTTGGAGGAACATCCATCGGAGATGGGAAAAGGATCAAAAAAGCAGCCCGTGCAGTAGTTAAAGAATACATGCAGGGTAAGAAGGTGGTGGTGGTAGTATCAGCCATCAACAAGACCACCGATAACATCCTGGAAATTGTGAATAAATCTATTGGAGATGCCATAACTGAGAAACAAATGGCTGACATAGTCTCCATGGGCGAAATCACCAGCGTAAGAGTTTTTTCATCTGCCATAGAATCCTTGGGTGTCAAATCAGAGTATATAGATCCTCATATGGATATTTGGCCAGTTATAACCGACAGCAACTATTTAAATGCTAAAATTGACTTTGCAGAGACTGAAATCAGATCCAGAGAGATCTTAAAAATCCTGGATCAAGGTGTGATCCCGGTCCTCTGCGGTTTCCTGGGAAAGGACCTTGAAGGTAACATCACCACTCTGGGAAGGGGTGGCAGTGACATCACCGCATTTCTGATGGGGCACTGTCTCCATGCAGAAGAGGTTATTATTGTCACTGATGTTGGGGGAGTGATGTCCACTGATCCCAACAAGTTAGAGTCTGCCAGGAAACTGGAAAAGATCAGTGTGGAGGAAATGCGTGATCTGGCAACCCATGGAGCCCAGGTATTGCATCCTCATGCACTGCGTTATAAAGATCCTAAAATTAACGCCAAAATAATTGGATTCGAACATGGTGATCTATCTGCACCAGGAACAGAGATTATGGGACCATCCAAGGATAAAATGTTACGTTCAACTACACTCAGTAACGAACCCATCTCTGTACTTGCAGTGGTTGGTGAAGAACTCCTGACCAAAGTGGGAATTCTTGCTGAACTCACCCAAACTCTAAAGAATAATAATGTCAATATATATGGTATATCTACTGGTCAAAACTCAATAACCCTCTTCATTGATAAAGCAATGGCTGACAAAGCCCATGAAATACTCCATGAAGTAGTGGTTAAAAATCCGGAAATGAGTTCCCTTTCACTGGGCCGGGAGATTGCAATGATCAGTGTGAACAGCCAGGACTTCATAGACACCCCTGGAATAATCACCAAAATCACCGAACCATTGCATAAAAATAAAATTAACATAGTGGAAATCTCATCAAGTCAAACTTCAGTTGTCATATTTGTGGACTGGAATGATGGTAAAAGAGCTTATGAACTGGTAAGGAGAGTCTTGGAATGA
- a CDS encoding 30S ribosomal protein S17e, translating into MGNIRTSFVKRTAKELIETYPGKFTTDFEENKKLVQEFSTVSTKHLRNKIAGYVTRLVKNNYF; encoded by the coding sequence ATGGGTAATATTAGAACATCATTCGTTAAAAGAACAGCCAAAGAGCTGATTGAAACTTATCCGGGTAAATTCACCACAGATTTCGAGGAAAACAAGAAATTAGTGCAAGAATTCTCCACAGTAAGTACCAAACACTTGCGAAACAAAATCGCAGGATATGTCACTCGATTGGTTAAAAACAATTACTTCTAA
- a CDS encoding shikimate kinase: protein MNVTVRSPGSATVINAISTGCGSAFGIGLYVTAEASLKPSKMEFKTEKGVDTTLMEICVRNVMEKFNVESGIQIQTSSTLPVASGLSSSSATSNAVVMATYHALVDEGLVAHESLNDHDIINMAIDASLEAGVTITGAFDDATASFFGGLTITHNQKRDILLMQKMEEQNILIYMPNRKSLTAQSDVARMKLLAPWVKLAFQEALRGNIYHALTLNGILYSAALNFNTEIALDALDSGALAAGLSGTGPSFVAIVPDSAMDSVEEVWSLHPGRVISTEVDNVGTEVVDHE, encoded by the coding sequence TTGAATGTAACTGTTCGATCTCCAGGATCTGCCACTGTCATTAATGCCATATCCACTGGTTGCGGATCCGCATTTGGCATAGGATTATATGTAACTGCCGAAGCCAGTCTAAAACCCTCAAAGATGGAATTTAAAACAGAAAAGGGTGTTGACACCACATTGATGGAGATTTGCGTTAGAAATGTTATGGAAAAATTCAATGTAGAAAGTGGAATCCAGATCCAGACCAGTTCCACACTACCAGTGGCTTCTGGACTTTCCAGTAGCAGTGCCACCTCAAATGCTGTAGTGATGGCTACCTATCATGCACTGGTTGATGAAGGTCTGGTGGCTCATGAAAGTTTAAATGATCATGACATAATCAACATGGCGATAGATGCTTCGTTGGAGGCAGGAGTTACCATAACTGGGGCTTTTGACGATGCTACTGCCTCTTTTTTCGGAGGTCTGACCATAACTCACAATCAGAAGAGGGATATTTTGCTCATGCAAAAGATGGAGGAGCAAAATATATTAATATACATGCCCAATAGAAAGTCACTTACTGCCCAATCTGATGTGGCGAGGATGAAACTCCTGGCCCCCTGGGTTAAACTCGCATTTCAGGAAGCACTTCGGGGTAACATATACCATGCTCTGACCCTTAACGGGATTTTATATAGTGCTGCGCTTAATTTCAATACAGAAATCGCCCTGGATGCCCTTGATTCTGGTGCGTTAGCAGCAGGACTTTCAGGAACAGGACCTTCATTTGTAGCTATAGTTCCAGACAGTGCTATGGATAGCGTGGAGGAAGTTTGGAGTTTGCACCCAGGCAGAGTTATATCTACTGAAGTAGATAATGTGGGAACCGAGGTGGTTGACCATGAATAG
- a CDS encoding MJ0307 family thioredoxin, protein MVVKVEVFTSPSCPYCPMAIEVVNEVEKDMPGALEVEKIDIMVDREKAIEYGLMAVPAIALNGVVRFVGAPSKEELVKAIEDEKGNA, encoded by the coding sequence ATGGTTGTCAAAGTAGAAGTGTTCACATCTCCTTCATGTCCTTATTGTCCCATGGCTATTGAAGTAGTAAATGAAGTTGAAAAAGACATGCCTGGGGCCCTGGAAGTTGAAAAAATCGATATCATGGTTGACAGGGAAAAAGCCATTGAATATGGTCTCATGGCAGTTCCGGCTATTGCGTTAAATGGAGTGGTCCGTTTTGTTGGTGCTCCTTCCAAAGAAGAATTGGTGAAAGCCATAGAAGATGAGAAGGGTAATGCCTAA
- a CDS encoding chorismate mutase: protein MNRAEALKQLKNSRKRIDELDEEIIGLIKERTSLAGDIARAKMVLGMDIHDPEREEVIHHKIREIANNQEINKDSLTQIIKILTDLSKEEQEKLLRR from the coding sequence ATGAATAGGGCAGAAGCCTTAAAACAGCTTAAAAACTCTCGGAAGAGAATAGATGAACTGGATGAGGAAATAATAGGACTCATCAAAGAAAGAACTTCTCTGGCTGGAGACATTGCCCGGGCTAAGATGGTCCTGGGTATGGATATTCATGATCCAGAAAGGGAAGAAGTTATTCACCATAAAATCCGAGAAATAGCTAACAATCAAGAAATAAATAAAGACAGTCTCACCCAGATCATTAAGATACTGACGGATTTGAGCAAAGAAGAACAAGAGAAACTATTAAGGAGGTAA